One region of Jonesiaceae bacterium BS-20 genomic DNA includes:
- a CDS encoding ABC transporter permease: MTWLSHAWPQVLELTWQHLLLSVPAIVLSIIIAVPLGWFASRYPTPGGIVLSAATLLYAIPGLPMLIVIPVLFSTPLRSPGTMVIALTLYGVALLVRTSADAFKSVNHDVRRAAVSLGYSKRSMFWRVDLPLAIPVLTSGVRVVTVSTVGLVTIGALIGVSSLGTLFTDGFQRGIRAEVLTGVILTVALALVLDAVCQYVGRVLTPWTRVSEATDSVANGQVTS, encoded by the coding sequence ATGACCTGGTTGTCACACGCTTGGCCTCAAGTTCTCGAGCTTACTTGGCAGCACTTGCTGTTGAGCGTTCCAGCGATTGTCTTGAGCATCATCATTGCGGTCCCGCTGGGCTGGTTCGCCTCCCGGTATCCAACACCGGGCGGCATAGTTCTGTCCGCAGCCACGCTGCTATACGCCATTCCGGGCCTACCCATGCTGATCGTGATCCCGGTGTTGTTCAGCACTCCCCTACGGTCACCCGGCACCATGGTGATCGCACTGACCCTTTACGGAGTCGCGTTACTCGTACGAACATCCGCCGATGCTTTCAAATCCGTTAACCATGACGTCCGCCGGGCCGCCGTTTCCCTCGGGTATTCCAAACGGTCAATGTTCTGGCGGGTGGACTTGCCGCTGGCTATCCCGGTCTTAACTTCTGGTGTCCGCGTGGTGACCGTAAGCACGGTTGGGTTGGTAACCATTGGCGCACTGATCGGTGTTTCCAGCTTGGGAACGCTGTTCACCGATGGTTTCCAGCGCGGTATTCGCGCAGAGGTTTTAACCGGAGTTATTTTGACCGTCGCGTTAGCCCTGGTTCTCGATGCCGTCTGCCAATACGTAGGCCGGGTACTAACTCCCTGGACACGCGTTTCAGAGGCTACTGATTCGGTTGCAAACGGGCAGGTAACATCATGA
- a CDS encoding NAD(P)H-binding protein, protein MANIILFGGHGKIALLTEPLLVERGDTITAVIRNPAQSDAVAATGATPQVADVEQLSVADLAQIIAGHDAVVWSAGAGGGNPARTYAVDQDAAIRTMEAAQLAGVRRYVMVSYFDAAIEHGVPAENSFFAYAQAKAAADQHLRATELDWTVLGPSALTLEEPTGAIDTKAEKSTQVSRANVAAVIARVLESPSTVRQTINFNDGDTPIEQAI, encoded by the coding sequence ATGGCTAACATTATTCTCTTTGGTGGACATGGCAAGATCGCGCTCCTGACGGAGCCCCTCCTGGTTGAGCGCGGAGATACGATCACCGCGGTGATCAGAAATCCCGCGCAATCGGACGCTGTTGCTGCTACTGGTGCTACCCCACAAGTAGCCGACGTGGAGCAACTTTCTGTCGCAGACCTTGCTCAGATCATTGCCGGGCACGACGCCGTGGTGTGGTCCGCCGGTGCAGGCGGAGGTAATCCAGCACGCACCTATGCCGTTGACCAAGATGCGGCTATCCGGACCATGGAAGCGGCACAACTTGCCGGCGTCCGACGGTACGTGATGGTTTCTTACTTTGATGCAGCAATCGAACACGGAGTACCAGCGGAGAACTCCTTCTTTGCCTACGCACAAGCAAAAGCAGCCGCAGATCAGCACCTACGAGCGACGGAGCTTGACTGGACAGTTCTGGGACCCAGCGCGCTCACTCTGGAAGAACCAACCGGAGCTATTGATACTAAGGCAGAAAAAAGTACCCAGGTATCTCGAGCCAATGTGGCTGCAGTAATTGCCCGGGTCTTAGAAAGTCCGTCGACCGTGCGCCAGACCATCAACTTCAACGATGGTGACACCCCGATTGAGCAAGCCATCTAG
- a CDS encoding ATP-binding cassette domain-containing protein — MIEFRSVSKRYGDGTQAVEDFSYTIPSREVVVFVGSSGSGKTTLLRMINRMVEPTSGSVLIDGKDVTTTDPVALRRSIGYVMQAGGLLPHRRVLDNIATVPMLNGTPKRQAYAAASELLEQVGLDTSLGRRFPAQLSGGQQQRVGVARALAANPNILLMDEPFGAVDPIVRRELQDEMRRLQRELGKTIILVTHDIEEAFSLGDHVVVLRKGAVVAQAGTPQEITANPADSFVSSFIGAHRNERTLAEQIVNGRRVVVDGNGNPLGVLPS, encoded by the coding sequence ATGATTGAGTTTCGGTCCGTTAGTAAGCGGTACGGCGACGGAACACAGGCGGTCGAGGATTTCAGTTACACCATCCCGTCGCGTGAGGTCGTGGTCTTTGTTGGCTCTTCGGGGTCTGGCAAGACAACACTGCTGCGGATGATTAACCGCATGGTAGAGCCAACTTCGGGTTCCGTCTTGATTGACGGCAAAGATGTCACAACAACCGATCCGGTTGCTCTGCGGCGCTCGATTGGCTACGTCATGCAAGCTGGGGGTCTACTGCCCCACCGGCGGGTATTAGACAACATCGCGACGGTGCCCATGCTCAATGGGACTCCCAAACGCCAAGCTTATGCCGCAGCCAGCGAGCTTCTAGAACAGGTCGGGTTGGACACTTCCCTAGGGCGGCGCTTCCCCGCGCAGCTCTCGGGAGGCCAGCAACAGCGCGTTGGCGTTGCCCGTGCCTTAGCCGCAAACCCAAACATCTTGCTCATGGATGAGCCCTTCGGTGCGGTTGATCCGATTGTGCGCAGAGAACTGCAAGATGAAATGCGCCGCTTACAACGGGAATTAGGCAAGACCATTATCTTGGTAACCCACGACATCGAAGAGGCCTTCTCGTTAGGTGACCATGTAGTGGTGCTCCGCAAGGGGGCAGTCGTCGCTCAGGCCGGAACCCCACAGGAGATCACGGCAAACCCAGCAGACTCCTTTGTCTCCAGTTTCATTGGAGCCCACCGCAACGAGCGCACCTTGGCTGAGCAAATAGTCAACGGCCGTCGCGTTGTAGTTGACGGCAATGGTAACCCGCTGGGCGTGTTGCCCTCATGA
- a CDS encoding ABC transporter permease subunit, translating to MNLFLDAFAWLFDSANFSGSTGIAYRLGEHLLITVFVVALSACIALPVGIMVGHTGRGRTAVVMIAGAARAIPTLGLLTLLGLMLGIGLKAPILALVVLAIPSLLAGAYAGVESVPPMTVDSARAVGMNRWQVITRVELPLGAPVIVGGIRAATLQVVATATLAAYTADFGLGRYIFAGLKTGDYPQMLGGALLVTALALVLELLLALAQRTAHRLATPTITAENEPSVTTMNGKS from the coding sequence ATGAACTTATTTCTCGATGCCTTTGCTTGGCTCTTCGATTCGGCTAACTTTTCCGGGTCAACTGGAATCGCCTACCGCCTAGGTGAACACCTTTTGATTACTGTCTTTGTGGTGGCCCTCAGCGCCTGCATAGCCCTACCTGTTGGCATTATGGTTGGGCACACTGGACGCGGCCGCACCGCTGTGGTCATGATCGCGGGCGCTGCCCGCGCTATTCCCACGCTGGGGCTACTGACACTGCTGGGATTGATGTTAGGCATCGGCCTGAAAGCTCCGATACTTGCACTCGTTGTCCTAGCTATTCCGTCCCTGCTAGCGGGTGCCTATGCTGGAGTTGAGTCGGTACCTCCAATGACCGTTGACTCGGCCCGGGCGGTCGGGATGAACCGGTGGCAAGTCATCACCCGCGTAGAGCTGCCGCTCGGCGCCCCCGTCATTGTGGGCGGTATCCGAGCGGCAACACTCCAGGTGGTTGCCACGGCAACGTTGGCCGCCTACACGGCAGATTTTGGGCTTGGGCGCTATATCTTTGCCGGGCTCAAGACCGGTGATTACCCCCAGATGCTTGGGGGCGCCCTGTTGGTGACCGCGCTGGCACTCGTACTCGAGTTGTTGTTGGCGCTCGCCCAACGCACGGCCCACCGTTTAGCGACCCCAACCATTACCGCAGAAAATGAACCATCCGTAACCACGATGAATGGAAAATCATGA
- a CDS encoding PadR family transcriptional regulator, protein MVELMILGFLSEGPAHGYRLRKQMAQLSGYARIISDGTLYPAINRLVQAGLINRETKEPTSTDARQTLAITQAGRARLEERLSGANGLEITDANKFYVVMAFLSFLPSRFDRKKVLQRRLNFLDQPASFFYDGDVPLQLKDISDPYKRGILLSARATSRAERAWLKELIESLE, encoded by the coding sequence GTGGTAGAACTAATGATTCTTGGGTTCCTGAGCGAGGGGCCAGCGCACGGATATAGACTGCGCAAACAGATGGCGCAGTTGAGCGGTTATGCGCGCATCATTAGCGACGGCACGCTATACCCGGCGATCAATCGTCTGGTGCAGGCGGGTCTCATTAACCGTGAGACCAAAGAACCTACGAGCACGGATGCTCGTCAAACGCTCGCCATCACTCAAGCGGGACGGGCCCGCTTGGAGGAGCGGCTGAGCGGAGCAAACGGGCTCGAGATCACCGATGCCAACAAGTTTTACGTGGTGATGGCTTTTTTGTCTTTCCTACCCAGCCGATTTGATCGAAAGAAAGTTCTCCAACGACGGCTGAATTTCCTTGACCAACCAGCAAGCTTTTTCTATGACGGTGACGTCCCATTGCAGCTAAAAGACATCAGTGACCCGTATAAACGGGGCATACTGCTATCCGCCCGAGCAACCAGCCGTGCCGAGCGCGCCTGGCTCAAAGAGCTCATCGAAAGCCTTGAGTAA
- a CDS encoding ABC transporter substrate-binding protein — translation MKRNLRSTLIALPLAALLVLAGCSSSDPLATEKPENGDTKSLVIGSQDYYSNEIIAEIYAQSLEAQGYSVDRQFRIGQREIYVPEIEAGSIDLFPEYSGPLLQYWDADSDALLAKDVYTELAVAAPEGLRILAQSPATDQDSYVVTKEFADQWGLETIADLSKVTTGLTLGANSEAESRPNGPKGLLDVYGVTAAFTPIEDGGGPLTIKALKDNAIQLAIIYSADPSVSNEGLVSLKDTKGLFLASHVVPIASDNVDEKATEIINEVSSAMTAQDLVEMNARSVNEQLPAKTIAADWLKQLG, via the coding sequence ATGAAGCGTAACCTCCGTAGCACGCTTATTGCCTTGCCACTTGCGGCTTTGCTCGTTCTGGCCGGGTGCAGCTCAAGCGACCCGCTAGCAACTGAAAAACCAGAAAACGGGGACACCAAATCACTTGTGATTGGCTCCCAGGATTACTACTCAAACGAGATCATCGCGGAAATCTATGCGCAGTCCCTTGAAGCGCAGGGCTACTCCGTGGACCGCCAGTTCCGAATTGGGCAGCGCGAGATTTACGTGCCAGAGATTGAAGCCGGGTCGATCGACCTGTTCCCTGAGTACAGCGGGCCATTACTGCAGTACTGGGACGCTGATTCTGATGCCCTGCTTGCCAAGGACGTCTACACCGAACTCGCTGTTGCCGCTCCCGAGGGTCTGCGGATCTTGGCTCAGTCACCAGCGACGGATCAGGACTCCTACGTGGTAACCAAGGAATTTGCCGATCAATGGGGTTTGGAGACCATTGCCGACCTCTCTAAGGTGACCACCGGACTTACCCTGGGCGCAAACTCCGAGGCTGAGTCCCGTCCAAACGGGCCCAAGGGACTCCTTGACGTCTATGGCGTTACCGCTGCCTTCACCCCGATTGAGGACGGCGGTGGGCCGCTAACGATCAAGGCGTTGAAGGACAATGCCATTCAGCTCGCAATCATCTACAGCGCGGATCCTTCGGTTTCAAATGAGGGGCTTGTCTCCCTCAAGGACACTAAGGGACTGTTTTTGGCGTCGCACGTGGTTCCAATTGCCAGCGACAACGTTGATGAGAAGGCAACCGAGATCATTAACGAGGTGAGCTCCGCAATGACCGCACAGGATCTTGTTGAGATGAATGCCCGCAGCGTAAATGAGCAGCTGCCAGCTAAGACAATCGCTGCCGACTGGCTCAAGCAACTAGGCTGA
- a CDS encoding NAD kinase encodes MSRNVLVVAHTGRQEARDALHVAVPELRARSFSVYAVDAPDEIMNGLGIEQFVPGVGLPGVRIEDFEIVIVLGGDGTILRAAELVFGTEVPILGINLGHVGFLAESEREDLSHAVMRVANRDYGVEERRLLEVVVYRPGFAEPVRDWALNEAAVEKAEAARMLEVAIGVDNRPLSSFGCDAVVAATATGSTAHAFSAGGPIIWPDVAAKVLVPVAAHALFSRPLVVGPSVDFSIDVLARSSVGGVLVTDGRRQTVLPPGSHVVVKTASTPVVFARLAQVSFTDRLVNKFDLPVVGWRGRDERNSLVPLSQGATHEQPGTPNLTISTSPDELERTADA; translated from the coding sequence GTGAGCCGCAACGTTTTAGTAGTTGCTCATACCGGACGGCAGGAGGCACGGGACGCATTGCACGTAGCCGTGCCAGAACTGCGAGCCCGCTCCTTTAGTGTTTACGCGGTTGATGCCCCTGACGAGATCATGAATGGTCTTGGCATAGAACAATTTGTGCCCGGTGTGGGATTACCCGGCGTGCGGATTGAGGACTTTGAAATTGTCATTGTTCTCGGGGGCGACGGCACCATTTTGCGCGCCGCAGAGTTGGTGTTTGGTACTGAGGTTCCCATCTTGGGTATCAATCTGGGGCACGTTGGGTTCCTAGCTGAATCCGAGCGCGAAGACCTTTCACATGCAGTCATGCGCGTTGCCAACAGGGATTACGGCGTTGAAGAGCGCCGGTTGCTTGAAGTTGTTGTGTACCGTCCTGGGTTTGCGGAACCGGTGCGGGACTGGGCACTCAATGAAGCAGCAGTCGAGAAGGCTGAGGCTGCACGCATGCTCGAGGTTGCAATCGGGGTAGATAATCGCCCGCTGTCATCCTTTGGCTGCGATGCGGTTGTCGCCGCTACGGCAACCGGGTCAACCGCGCACGCATTTTCAGCGGGTGGACCAATTATTTGGCCAGACGTGGCGGCTAAGGTTTTAGTCCCGGTAGCTGCACACGCACTTTTTTCCCGGCCACTCGTGGTGGGTCCCTCCGTTGATTTCTCCATTGATGTGCTGGCAAGGTCCTCGGTAGGAGGTGTGCTAGTGACTGATGGTCGCAGGCAAACCGTTCTGCCCCCGGGATCCCACGTTGTCGTAAAAACGGCCAGCACACCGGTCGTTTTTGCGCGTCTTGCCCAGGTGTCCTTCACTGACCGACTGGTCAACAAGTTCGACCTACCCGTGGTGGGCTGGCGCGGCCGTGACGAACGTAATTCTTTGGTTCCTCTCAGCCAAGGCGCTACCCACGAACAACCGGGGACACCCAACCTCACTATCTCCACCTCACCGGATGAACTGGAGCGCACAGCGGATGCTTGA
- a CDS encoding polysaccharide deacetylase: MAKDIKVCIGVHVDAVGGWLGSYGGQDSPNDIQRGMFAGEVGMPRLNKMLTDRGLPATWFIPGHSMETFAKETHDVIAAGFEIGCHGYSHENPVAMSAQQEEDVLAKSVELVQQFTGAGPKGYVAPWWEMSEKTAELLIKYGFSYDNSQSYNDFTPFYARVGDSWTNIDYSKEAKEWMKPLVRGTEVDLVEIAANWYVDDLPPMMFIKGNANSHGFVAPQVIEQLWKDQFDWVYREMDYGVFPFTIHPDVSGRPQVLLMLERVFDYIRGHEGVEFMTFNEVADDFRLRQPFARS; encoded by the coding sequence ATGGCTAAGGACATCAAAGTTTGCATCGGAGTTCACGTCGACGCGGTCGGTGGATGGCTGGGTTCTTATGGGGGTCAAGACTCCCCAAACGACATCCAGCGTGGCATGTTCGCCGGTGAAGTCGGGATGCCTCGACTAAACAAGATGCTGACAGACAGGGGTTTGCCAGCGACCTGGTTCATCCCAGGGCACTCCATGGAGACCTTTGCCAAGGAAACTCATGACGTGATTGCTGCTGGTTTTGAGATTGGCTGCCACGGGTACAGTCATGAGAACCCGGTCGCAATGTCTGCCCAACAGGAAGAAGACGTTCTGGCTAAGAGCGTTGAACTCGTGCAACAGTTCACGGGCGCCGGCCCAAAAGGGTACGTGGCGCCGTGGTGGGAGATGAGTGAAAAGACCGCGGAACTCCTCATCAAATACGGTTTCTCCTACGATAATTCCCAGTCTTATAACGACTTCACCCCGTTCTACGCCAGGGTGGGCGACAGCTGGACAAATATTGACTACAGCAAGGAAGCCAAAGAGTGGATGAAACCACTTGTACGGGGCACCGAGGTGGACTTGGTTGAGATCGCAGCTAACTGGTACGTGGATGATCTACCACCCATGATGTTCATCAAGGGCAACGCTAACTCCCACGGCTTTGTCGCGCCCCAAGTCATAGAACAACTTTGGAAAGATCAATTTGATTGGGTCTACCGCGAGATGGACTACGGCGTCTTCCCATTCACAATTCACCCGGATGTCTCTGGGCGGCCCCAAGTGCTCCTGATGCTCGAGCGGGTATTTGACTATATTCGAGGACATGAAGGGGTCGAATTCATGACGTTTAATGAGGTCGCGGATGACTTTAGGCTCCGCCAACCGTTCGCACGCAGCTAG
- a CDS encoding cytosine permease translates to MTTSEKFSKDPETVAMDNEEHMLTPVPLTDKRSTWGLAAIWVGFGFVVTGLIVGGQLAGQGGTPGMSFAPAMLTITIGELILFGLTILIGIPAMKSGYNLALLAKASYGTKGFILPMVVMALLTLGWFASILGMIGDIWGALFGNPSGITVIPAGAFGTDGTAAMTLEIVLSCLVFGALFTYTAYRGISAIEKVATPIAPFVLVVALGVGIAMVVQNGGWNAMLETASTVDGMSMGTGLTIVVGAWIAGAIMGADIMRFAKNTKAVVICAAACFILTNPLLNVVGYVGSITTGDSNFVNWMYIQGIFLAIIGVVVWTTSLWTTNNSELYSNSLYAGPSLNAMSIKVKRTKLVLIAGIIGTILGSLGFYQLFFADFITVLGAAFVPLAAPIIVDFFILNKGKYTPDQYLKQPTIKWPGFLAFLIGAGSGLFFQYVTPLPGGFSSGIAALIIAIIAHLILVAVLPKQVSARA, encoded by the coding sequence GTGACAACGTCAGAGAAGTTCTCCAAAGATCCAGAGACAGTGGCTATGGATAATGAGGAGCATATGCTTACCCCGGTGCCGCTGACTGACAAGCGATCAACCTGGGGCCTTGCAGCTATTTGGGTTGGTTTTGGATTCGTCGTCACCGGGCTGATCGTGGGTGGTCAACTAGCAGGCCAAGGCGGCACGCCCGGCATGTCATTTGCGCCGGCGATGCTTACCATCACGATCGGTGAGCTCATCCTGTTTGGTTTAACTATTTTAATCGGTATCCCAGCGATGAAGAGTGGATACAACTTGGCGTTGTTGGCCAAGGCGTCTTACGGCACTAAGGGCTTCATCTTGCCCATGGTCGTCATGGCTCTACTGACATTGGGATGGTTCGCTTCCATCTTGGGCATGATCGGGGATATTTGGGGAGCACTGTTCGGTAATCCCTCAGGTATCACCGTAATCCCGGCTGGTGCATTCGGTACGGACGGAACCGCCGCAATGACCCTCGAGATTGTGCTCTCATGCCTGGTCTTCGGTGCGTTGTTTACCTACACCGCCTACCGCGGTATTTCTGCAATTGAAAAGGTCGCCACCCCGATTGCGCCATTCGTATTAGTAGTAGCGCTCGGCGTAGGTATTGCCATGGTCGTGCAAAACGGTGGCTGGAACGCCATGCTCGAGACCGCATCAACGGTTGATGGCATGTCGATGGGAACGGGACTAACCATCGTGGTGGGGGCGTGGATTGCCGGCGCAATTATGGGTGCGGACATCATGCGCTTCGCCAAGAACACCAAGGCAGTGGTCATCTGCGCCGCAGCATGCTTCATCCTGACCAATCCGCTGCTGAACGTAGTGGGTTACGTAGGCTCAATCACAACAGGTGACTCCAACTTTGTGAACTGGATGTACATCCAAGGTATCTTCCTAGCAATCATTGGCGTGGTTGTTTGGACTACGTCGCTGTGGACTACAAACAACTCTGAGTTGTACTCCAACTCGCTGTATGCCGGGCCATCCCTAAACGCCATGTCCATCAAGGTCAAGCGGACAAAATTGGTGCTAATTGCGGGCATCATTGGAACGATCCTTGGATCACTCGGGTTCTACCAGCTCTTCTTCGCAGACTTCATTACTGTACTGGGAGCCGCTTTTGTTCCGCTTGCCGCTCCAATTATCGTGGACTTCTTCATTCTCAATAAGGGGAAGTACACTCCGGATCAGTACCTGAAGCAGCCTACGATCAAGTGGCCTGGTTTCCTCGCGTTCTTAATTGGTGCCGGTAGTGGCCTGTTCTTCCAATACGTCACGCCACTACCCGGTGGGTTCTCATCGGGCATTGCGGCCCTGATTATTGCGATCATTGCCCACCTAATCTTGGTCGCTGTACTGCCCAAGCAGGTCTCTGCTCGGGCATAA
- a CDS encoding TlyA family RNA methyltransferase — MRLDQALVERGLARSRTRATKLLSDGFVLLNGAVAKKAALPVSDSDTLEITGQDQDLDYASRAAHKLKSVLDALGDSGPAIAGRNALDIGASTGGFTDILLRQGAQHVIALDVGHDQLVDEISQDPRVTVIEGYNARNLAADDLPFRPEVVVADVSFISLTKILPALSTVLGDGADLVLMVKPQFEVGKDKIGTGGVVRNVEYQAGAVMSVIDCARAYGLAAKAIIPSAVPGPYGNREFFVWFTPQTVELDPTGLRDVTRAAEHATAEFSESTQPGSVPEQKVATKHVRDGGRVPNLELDMPVGVFAQKGDKPVRVRVAETKVRTAQGKLVEAGLPGEHKAPSTTVYWT, encoded by the coding sequence GTGAGGCTTGACCAAGCACTAGTTGAACGCGGGCTCGCCCGCTCGCGCACCCGCGCCACCAAACTCTTATCTGATGGGTTTGTGCTGCTCAACGGGGCCGTGGCCAAGAAAGCTGCGCTTCCCGTCAGCGACAGTGACACCCTAGAAATCACCGGGCAGGACCAAGACCTCGATTATGCGTCACGGGCTGCTCACAAGCTTAAAAGCGTTCTCGATGCCTTAGGTGATTCCGGCCCCGCAATCGCCGGGCGCAACGCGCTTGATATTGGCGCCTCAACCGGTGGGTTCACCGATATTTTGCTGCGCCAGGGTGCTCAGCACGTCATTGCGCTCGATGTTGGGCACGACCAACTGGTTGATGAGATTTCCCAAGATCCTCGCGTGACGGTGATCGAGGGCTACAACGCTCGTAACTTGGCCGCCGATGACCTGCCCTTTAGGCCAGAGGTCGTTGTTGCCGATGTATCTTTTATTTCGCTGACCAAGATTCTTCCGGCTTTGAGTACGGTCCTTGGCGACGGAGCTGACCTGGTGCTCATGGTTAAGCCGCAGTTCGAGGTAGGTAAGGACAAGATTGGTACCGGTGGCGTTGTTCGCAACGTCGAATACCAAGCCGGTGCGGTCATGTCGGTAATCGACTGTGCCCGGGCATATGGCTTGGCGGCTAAGGCGATCATCCCATCCGCGGTGCCCGGACCATACGGTAACCGTGAGTTCTTTGTTTGGTTCACTCCCCAGACGGTCGAGCTCGATCCCACTGGCCTCCGTGACGTTACCCGCGCTGCTGAACACGCTACTGCAGAGTTCTCTGAGTCCACCCAACCTGGCAGCGTTCCGGAACAAAAGGTGGCCACCAAGCACGTCCGTGACGGTGGACGGGTTCCAAACTTGGAACTGGACATGCCCGTTGGAGTCTTCGCACAAAAGGGAGACAAACCGGTACGTGTGCGTGTGGCAGAAACGAAAGTTCGTACCGCACAGGGCAAACTGGTAGAGGCCGGTCTTCCGGGCGAGCATAAAGCACCAAGCACCACGGTGTATTGGACCTGA
- a CDS encoding HAD-IIA family hydrolase yields MADLLLGSEVALAKAFDLALVDLDGVAYMGHEPIPYASFGLGSARDLGMQLVFVTNNASREPQDVADQLTGLDIPTRADEVMTAAQACARSLADHVAPGAKVLVVGGAGLITAVTEAGYQVVQSADDNPAAVAQGFHPSLGWAQLAEAAYAVRNGAIHVASNLDKSLPTDRGFAPGNGSLVLAVQSATGVEPFSAGKPSPNMYRMAVANTTATNPLVIGDRLDTDLAGARSGGYPGLHVLTGVNSARDDILAPASMRPHFIGADLRSLLEPHEQPVLRDGWWTCGDASVRVDGTALEISSRTYADGIDSLSQAQELDIVRAACNAAWSHVDQGLELDPSSVPHLLDTGAQA; encoded by the coding sequence ATGGCTGACCTGTTACTCGGTAGTGAAGTTGCGCTAGCAAAGGCATTTGATCTCGCGCTGGTTGATCTCGATGGTGTTGCCTACATGGGACACGAGCCAATTCCTTACGCCTCGTTTGGGCTTGGCAGCGCTCGGGACCTAGGCATGCAGTTGGTGTTTGTTACCAACAACGCCTCCCGTGAACCACAGGATGTTGCGGACCAGCTTACCGGGTTGGATATTCCAACTCGCGCTGATGAAGTGATGACTGCGGCTCAGGCTTGCGCTCGATCACTCGCTGATCACGTTGCTCCCGGCGCTAAGGTTTTGGTTGTTGGGGGAGCCGGTCTCATCACTGCCGTGACTGAGGCTGGTTACCAGGTTGTGCAGTCTGCGGACGACAACCCGGCTGCCGTTGCACAAGGTTTCCACCCGTCACTGGGATGGGCACAGCTTGCTGAGGCGGCGTACGCGGTCCGGAATGGCGCCATTCACGTGGCGTCTAACCTAGATAAGTCGCTTCCTACCGACCGCGGTTTCGCTCCGGGTAACGGTTCTTTGGTACTTGCCGTGCAAAGCGCTACCGGTGTTGAACCGTTTAGTGCCGGCAAGCCCTCCCCAAACATGTACCGGATGGCGGTGGCCAACACAACGGCGACCAACCCACTGGTCATTGGGGACCGCCTTGACACCGACCTTGCCGGTGCCCGTTCGGGTGGATACCCAGGATTGCACGTGTTGACCGGTGTGAACTCGGCACGCGATGACATCTTGGCTCCTGCCAGTATGCGGCCACACTTCATTGGTGCTGACTTGCGGTCATTACTTGAGCCACACGAACAGCCTGTTCTTCGGGATGGATGGTGGACATGTGGTGACGCTTCGGTACGGGTGGATGGAACCGCGCTTGAGATCTCATCACGCACCTATGCTGATGGTATTGACAGCCTGAGTCAGGCTCAGGAGCTCGACATCGTGCGGGCGGCCTGTAACGCCGCTTGGTCGCACGTCGACCAGGGACTGGAACTTGATCCAAGTTCAGTGCCGCACCTGTTGGACACTGGGGCTCAGGCTTAG